In a genomic window of uncultured Flavobacterium sp.:
- a CDS encoding 1-acyl-sn-glycerol-3-phosphate acyltransferase, with translation MHQYFYAIHLFVNRRKSLSVALAILMLLVFGFFASQIKFEEDITKLIPTNDKSDVTAKVLKQLNFADKITVIFKLEKNGTDEDLKEMATAFSDSVAKSCKPYVTGIQGKVDEENIQETIDFVYNNLPLFLENKDYESIQNKLQKDSISATVQGNYKSIISPSGFITKDFILQDPLGISFIALKKLQQLNIGDDFTLDNGFVMTKDKKKLLLFITSNLPSSETEKNTIFAVKLKSIQDNLNQKFKTKTSISYFGSALIAVANANQIKSDIVLTTTIAMITLMLILILFYRKILIPLIIFLPTVFGALFAVAFLFFVKEQISAISLGIGSILLGITIDYSIHILTHYKHNSDVKTLYKDITMPVIMSSSTTAVAFLCLLFVKSDALNDLGIFAAVIVMASAFFSLLIVPHLYKPKENNFEHKKNVIDKLAHFSFHNNKYLIGFCVLITIICCFTYNNVGFNNDLSQLNFVPKEIKAAEKELEESTSLTSKTIYVASYGNSMEEVLQNNGQLFKDLSKEKQDDKILNFSSVGGIMLSQKEQKQKIDKWNSFWDANKKQLLKSGLIAEGSKLGFKPTTYSLFFDHLNFNFKPIKTEDYLKIQALQLKEFVTEKNGFFTISTLVKVTPQQRDAFVKSASAKNNLIAIDRQQMNETFFSTLKTDFNSLVNYSFVAVILILFFFFRRVELVIVSCIPIALTGIVTAGIMGIFGIQMNIFSMIVCTLIFGHGVDFSIFMTSALQKEYTTGKNEIAIYRTSIILAVITTILGIGAMIFARHPALRSISSVSLIGVFAALIITFIFYPILFKLFLSNRPKNGNAPFELRSFFHGVLSFTYYGLGGILMSIFSLIIMPIIPLSEKTKMKGFRYCISKFMKSVLYTNPFVDKKVINKYNEDFEKPAILIANHSSFLDILAIGGLSPKIIFLVNDWVYNSPVFGATVKKAGFYPVSEGLENGVEHLRQKIKEGYSIMIFPEGTRSESNQIKRFHKGAFYLAEEFNLDILPVLIHGASETLPKGDFIIHDGSITVSILERITPENLSFGKNYAEITKEISAFFKSKFQEIRQEIEGPQYFKKMLLHSYDYKEIEVTKGVKNDLKNNLEKYYRLNQYISAKAKIAHLSNDYGQLDVLLALQEPQRKIYSYNNDEEKREVSKTNYIVKKRKIFYPENLETLLENQFDIVLISDESYTNAIEKIVSTTSTVILMNCPNLKTSLINFGFNCLYDENSIIVLKKN, from the coding sequence ATGCATCAATATTTCTACGCCATTCATTTGTTTGTAAACCGAAGAAAATCTTTGTCGGTTGCGCTGGCAATTCTGATGCTTTTGGTATTTGGATTTTTTGCTTCTCAAATTAAATTTGAAGAAGATATTACCAAACTTATTCCAACAAACGATAAAAGTGATGTTACGGCAAAAGTGCTCAAGCAACTTAATTTTGCCGATAAAATAACCGTTATTTTCAAACTCGAAAAAAATGGAACTGACGAAGATTTAAAAGAAATGGCAACTGCCTTTTCAGATAGTGTTGCCAAATCCTGCAAACCTTATGTAACCGGAATTCAGGGAAAAGTTGACGAAGAAAATATTCAGGAAACTATTGATTTCGTTTATAATAATCTTCCTCTTTTTCTGGAAAATAAAGATTACGAATCAATTCAGAATAAACTTCAAAAAGATAGTATTTCCGCCACCGTTCAGGGAAATTATAAATCGATTATTTCGCCATCCGGATTTATCACCAAAGATTTTATTCTGCAAGATCCGCTTGGAATTTCATTTATCGCTCTTAAAAAATTACAACAACTAAATATTGGTGACGATTTTACGCTTGACAATGGTTTTGTAATGACTAAGGATAAAAAGAAATTATTGCTTTTTATTACCTCAAATCTTCCTTCGAGCGAAACCGAAAAGAACACGATTTTTGCTGTTAAATTAAAATCAATTCAGGATAATCTGAATCAGAAATTTAAAACCAAAACTTCAATCAGCTATTTTGGTTCGGCATTAATTGCCGTTGCAAATGCCAATCAAATTAAAAGTGATATTGTTTTAACGACAACAATCGCGATGATTACGCTAATGTTGATTTTGATTTTATTCTATCGAAAGATATTAATTCCGCTTATTATTTTTCTTCCAACTGTTTTTGGAGCTTTGTTTGCCGTGGCATTTTTATTTTTTGTGAAAGAACAAATCTCAGCCATTTCTCTCGGAATTGGTTCTATTTTACTGGGAATTACGATCGATTATTCCATTCATATTCTAACGCATTACAAACATAATAGCGACGTAAAAACTTTGTACAAAGACATTACAATGCCGGTAATTATGAGTAGTTCAACAACTGCTGTTGCTTTTTTATGTTTGCTTTTTGTGAAATCCGATGCTTTGAATGACCTCGGGATTTTTGCTGCCGTAATTGTTATGGCTTCCGCATTTTTCTCTCTTTTGATTGTTCCGCATTTGTATAAACCAAAAGAAAATAATTTTGAACACAAGAAAAATGTCATTGATAAACTGGCGCATTTCTCCTTTCATAACAATAAATATCTAATTGGGTTTTGCGTTTTAATCACGATTATTTGTTGTTTTACGTATAATAATGTCGGTTTCAACAATGATTTATCGCAATTAAATTTTGTTCCAAAAGAAATTAAAGCAGCCGAAAAAGAACTCGAAGAAAGCACTAGTTTAACTTCAAAAACAATTTATGTGGCTTCATACGGAAATAGTATGGAGGAAGTTTTGCAAAACAATGGTCAGCTTTTTAAAGATTTATCGAAAGAAAAACAAGACGATAAAATTTTAAATTTCAGTTCTGTTGGAGGAATTATGCTTTCGCAGAAGGAACAAAAACAGAAAATCGATAAATGGAATTCGTTTTGGGATGCGAATAAAAAGCAACTTTTAAAATCGGGATTAATTGCCGAAGGTTCTAAACTCGGTTTTAAACCAACAACATATTCGCTCTTTTTTGATCATTTAAATTTTAATTTCAAACCAATTAAAACAGAAGATTATTTAAAAATTCAGGCTCTGCAATTGAAAGAATTTGTAACCGAAAAAAATGGATTTTTTACAATTTCAACTTTAGTAAAAGTTACTCCGCAACAACGTGATGCATTTGTAAAATCGGCTTCCGCCAAAAATAATCTGATTGCAATTGACCGTCAGCAAATGAATGAAACGTTTTTCAGTACTTTAAAAACCGATTTTAATTCGCTGGTTAATTACTCATTTGTTGCAGTAATTTTGATTTTATTCTTCTTTTTTAGAAGAGTTGAATTAGTAATTGTTAGTTGTATTCCGATTGCTTTAACCGGAATTGTTACGGCTGGAATTATGGGGATTTTTGGTATTCAAATGAACATTTTCAGCATGATTGTCTGTACTTTGATTTTTGGTCACGGTGTTGATTTTAGTATTTTCATGACAAGCGCACTTCAAAAAGAATATACAACTGGAAAAAATGAAATTGCGATTTACAGAACTTCAATTATTCTGGCGGTTATTACAACCATTTTAGGAATTGGCGCGATGATTTTTGCAAGACATCCGGCGTTGCGTTCTATTTCATCGGTTTCGTTAATTGGGGTTTTTGCGGCGCTAATTATTACGTTTATTTTCTATCCGATTCTCTTTAAATTATTTTTATCAAATAGACCAAAAAACGGAAATGCTCCTTTTGAATTACGTTCATTTTTTCATGGCGTTTTATCTTTTACTTATTATGGACTTGGCGGTATTTTAATGTCAATTTTCAGTTTGATTATCATGCCGATAATTCCGCTAAGCGAAAAAACAAAAATGAAAGGATTTCGATATTGCATTTCAAAATTCATGAAATCGGTATTATATACAAATCCTTTTGTAGATAAAAAAGTAATCAATAAATACAACGAAGATTTTGAGAAACCGGCCATTTTAATTGCCAATCATTCTTCATTTTTAGACATTCTGGCAATTGGCGGATTAAGTCCTAAAATCATTTTTCTGGTAAATGACTGGGTTTATAATTCTCCCGTTTTTGGTGCAACTGTAAAAAAAGCAGGTTTTTATCCGGTTTCTGAAGGACTTGAAAATGGCGTTGAACATTTACGCCAAAAAATAAAAGAAGGTTATTCAATAATGATTTTCCCTGAAGGAACTCGTTCAGAAAGTAATCAAATTAAACGTTTCCATAAAGGCGCTTTTTATCTTGCCGAAGAATTTAATTTAGACATTCTTCCAGTTTTAATTCATGGTGCTTCAGAAACACTTCCGAAAGGTGATTTTATAATTCATGATGGAAGTATTACGGTTTCTATTTTGGAAAGAATTACGCCTGAGAATCTTTCTTTTGGAAAAAATTATGCCGAAATAACAAAGGAAATAAGTGCTTTCTTTAAATCTAAATTTCAGGAAATTCGTCAGGAAATAGAAGGTCCGCAATATTTCAAAAAGATGCTTCTTCACAGTTATGACTACAAAGAAATTGAGGTTACAAAAGGTGTGAAAAATGATTTAAAAAATAATCTTGAAAAATATTATCGCTTAAACCAATACATTTCGGCGAAAGCCAAAATTGCTCATTTGTCTAATGATTACGGGCAACTAGATGTATTATTGGCTTTGCAGGAACCACAACGAAAAATATATTCTTATAATAACGACGAAGAAAAACGCGAAGTTTCTAAGACTAATTATATCGTCAAAAAAAGAAAAATCTTCTATCCCGAAAATCTGGAAACTCTTTTAGAAAATCAATTTGATATTGTTTTAATTTCTGATGAAAGTTATACTAATGCTATTGAAAAAATCGTTTCTACAACTTCCACGGTTATTCTAATGAATTGTCCAAATTTGAAAACCTCTTTGATTAACTTTGGTTTTAATTGTCTTTATGATGAAAATTCTATAATCGTATTAAAGAAAAACTAA
- a CDS encoding DUF2062 domain-containing protein — protein MKPILSQQELLNSTHFCVIVPTYNNHKTLKKVLDSILDFTTNIIIVNDGSTDDTFEILQQYSQLTQIHHPKNIGKGRALRNGFRKAIEMHFEYAITIDSDGQHFASDIPNFIAEIQKEPNSLLIGSRNMTQENVPKKSSFGNKFSNFWFKFETGIVLEDTQSGFRLYPLNLIPKQFYTNKFEFEIEVIVRSAWKGIVVKNIPIQILYDPLERVSHFRPFKDFTRISILNTVLVINALLYIKPRDYFRKAKKKGFKKFFLEDILESSDSNFKKSAAIALGIFIGISPFWGFQTILLFTFAALFKLNKVIAYLASNVSFPPFIPFVIYGSLKMGSYFVSNDAPLILDSSITLNDIQKNATQYIVGSLILASVLALSVGLISYLLLTAFSSKKNTTN, from the coding sequence ATGAAACCTATTTTATCACAGCAAGAATTACTTAATTCGACTCATTTTTGTGTCATTGTTCCCACATACAACAATCACAAAACTTTAAAAAAAGTGCTGGATTCTATTTTAGATTTCACTACAAATATCATTATTGTCAATGATGGATCGACCGATGACACTTTTGAGATTTTACAACAATATTCGCAACTCACACAAATTCATCATCCTAAAAATATAGGAAAAGGGCGAGCGCTGAGAAATGGTTTTAGAAAAGCAATCGAAATGCATTTTGAATATGCAATCACAATTGATTCTGACGGACAACATTTTGCTTCTGATATTCCGAATTTTATTGCCGAAATTCAAAAAGAACCAAATTCTTTATTGATTGGAAGCCGAAATATGACACAGGAAAATGTGCCAAAGAAAAGCAGTTTTGGAAATAAATTTTCGAATTTCTGGTTTAAATTCGAAACCGGAATTGTATTAGAAGACACACAATCAGGTTTTCGTTTATATCCTTTAAACCTAATTCCGAAACAATTTTATACCAATAAATTTGAGTTCGAAATTGAAGTTATCGTTCGTTCTGCCTGGAAAGGAATTGTAGTCAAAAACATTCCAATTCAGATTTTGTACGATCCATTGGAACGTGTTTCGCATTTTCGTCCGTTTAAGGATTTTACCCGAATCAGTATTTTAAATACCGTTTTGGTTATTAATGCTTTACTGTATATAAAACCCCGAGATTACTTTAGAAAGGCAAAAAAAAAAGGATTTAAAAAGTTCTTTCTTGAAGATATTTTAGAAAGCAGCGATTCAAATTTCAAAAAATCTGCTGCAATTGCTTTAGGAATTTTTATTGGAATTTCTCCGTTTTGGGGATTTCAAACGATACTGCTTTTTACTTTTGCCGCATTATTCAAGCTCAACAAAGTCATTGCTTATCTGGCTTCAAATGTGAGCTTCCCTCCTTTTATTCCGTTTGTTATTTATGGTTCTTTAAAAATGGGAAGTTATTTCGTGTCAAACGACGCGCCTTTGATTTTGGATAGTTCGATTACGCTTAACGATATTCAAAAAAATGCAACACAATATATCGTCGGAAGTCTTATTTTAGCATCCGTTTTAGCACTATCAGTTGGTCTTATAAGTTATTTACTTTTAACTGCTTTTAGTTCTAAGAAAAACACAACAAACTAA
- a CDS encoding 3-hydroxyacyl-ACP dehydratase yields MVLKDFYKVLSEEKTGDSKYNITILINEKHEVFKGHFPGNPIMPGVCMIQIIKELTEAITKSTLMIQTLANVKFMALINPEATPELRLELDITTTEDDLVKVKNTTYFNDTVALKLSNVYKKI; encoded by the coding sequence ATGGTTTTAAAAGATTTTTATAAAGTTCTATCGGAAGAAAAAACCGGTGATTCTAAATATAATATCACGATTTTGATCAATGAAAAACATGAAGTTTTCAAAGGTCATTTTCCGGGAAATCCAATTATGCCGGGAGTTTGCATGATTCAGATTATTAAAGAACTTACGGAAGCAATTACCAAAAGTACTTTGATGATTCAAACACTTGCCAATGTAAAATTCATGGCACTTATTAATCCTGAAGCTACTCCGGAATTACGTTTAGAACTTGATATTACTACAACCGAAGATGATTTGGTTAAAGTAAAAAACACGACTTATTTTAACGATACCGTTGCTTTGAAACTTAGCAATGTGTACAAAAAAATATAA
- a CDS encoding outer membrane beta-barrel protein, with the protein MYKKKLTIALFLFFTIVNIQAQVTFKPGLRGGFTFSTVSEMQGDYKTDFYAGGFGEINITKRYALQPEVTYTRQGSNNLPRNYFDDTGVEKVEYRDIQIDYLSLALINKLTFGSGVQMQFGSVLDLLLHDNLIKRKENNDLAFVIGIAYKVSPNLAIEGRLKKGLLDIMDNDNNRSHNVDDFLFAEYNTNINFQLGLSYSFGKK; encoded by the coding sequence ATGTATAAAAAGAAATTAACGATTGCTTTATTCCTTTTTTTTACAATCGTAAACATACAAGCACAAGTTACTTTTAAGCCGGGTTTGAGAGGTGGTTTTACTTTTTCGACTGTTTCAGAAATGCAAGGCGATTATAAAACTGATTTCTATGCTGGTGGGTTTGGAGAAATAAATATAACAAAACGTTATGCTCTTCAGCCTGAAGTTACATATACGAGACAAGGATCTAACAATCTTCCACGAAATTATTTTGACGATACAGGAGTTGAAAAAGTAGAATATCGCGATATACAGATCGATTATTTGTCACTTGCTCTTATTAATAAACTTACATTTGGATCAGGTGTTCAGATGCAATTCGGTTCGGTTTTAGATCTTCTTTTACATGATAATCTGATCAAAAGAAAAGAAAATAATGACTTGGCATTTGTTATAGGTATTGCCTATAAAGTATCTCCAAATCTAGCCATTGAAGGCCGATTAAAGAAAGGCTTGTTGGATATAATGGATAATGACAATAATCGCAGTCATAACGTTGATGATTTTTTATTTGCGGAATACAACACCAATATTAATTTTCAATTAGGGCTTTCTTATTCTTTTGGGAAAAAATAA